A window of the Dickeya dianthicola NCPPB 453 genome harbors these coding sequences:
- a CDS encoding LysE family translocator — MEQTSLIAFAFAALLLNLSPGPSLLFVSARGISEGKAAGAVSALGLASGSSIHALLAGLGITAIVAKSAFVANAVALVGGVYILYLGYESLKAAQDEGESRSAEMAATKKNNLLKLYLQAVSVEFLNPKTILFYLSILPGLILTGGYTPVQALLVSLIVPATALPIDMTAGLTGGMLARVSQNNRTMTVVLNYVSGAALVFIGIILLYKNFMAG; from the coding sequence ATGGAACAAACTAGTTTAATTGCTTTTGCATTTGCCGCTTTACTGTTAAATCTTAGCCCCGGCCCCTCTTTACTCTTTGTGAGTGCCCGGGGTATCAGTGAGGGGAAAGCAGCCGGAGCTGTCTCTGCTCTGGGCCTGGCCTCTGGAAGTTCTATTCATGCGCTCTTGGCCGGTTTGGGGATTACAGCCATTGTTGCTAAAAGTGCCTTTGTTGCCAATGCGGTCGCGTTGGTTGGCGGTGTGTATATTCTCTATCTGGGATATGAATCTCTCAAAGCAGCGCAAGATGAGGGGGAAAGCCGAAGTGCAGAAATGGCTGCAACGAAAAAGAATAACCTCCTGAAACTTTATCTACAGGCGGTATCGGTGGAGTTTCTTAATCCTAAGACGATTCTTTTTTATCTTTCAATATTGCCTGGCCTGATTTTGACTGGCGGGTATACGCCTGTTCAGGCGCTTCTCGTCTCGCTTATCGTGCCGGCAACGGCATTACCTATTGATATGACCGCAGGATTGACAGGGGGAATGTTAGCCCGTGTATCGCAAAATAACCGGACAATGACTGTTGTTCTTAATTATGTGTCAGGGGCAGCGCTCGTGTTTATTGGTATTATTCTTCTGTATAAAAACTTCATGGCTGGTTGA